The following are encoded together in the Salvelinus fontinalis isolate EN_2023a chromosome 38, ASM2944872v1, whole genome shotgun sequence genome:
- the LOC129837212 gene encoding C-Jun-amino-terminal kinase-interacting protein 3-like isoform X2: MECGESILCGSGELDLDPDIVSEEAGKLYSELQTVIETHGVGVVESLVPILVWVLEGLASCRAQLREREEEAEREKGERDELLERYQSEKLLRRESQERYLELDDQIEQERRTMRGREKERERREKELEKKAREQADQLVALEEQRAGLGRELNTLKHTHNKLVVSYKDLLERKRDIEGSPLSTPVRADAKEPIRDKTSMGEEIKEVAEKEGEKEEKKEEGAKQEMEDEDMDSLEWELRNTESVFSELSELSREYIESVDQGASVRGSTDQFEEILSQYEDLKHTHELVNAARKALISRVEELTNERSALKVEVTSCQETVTRLEGRMKEMEEETKRLRKELEANQSDDDSSLPISLRRFSRSEMSRVVMEKNQYKERLFELQEAVRRSQTIRATQEERITERERTSVWRRFNRLFGLNKNPLVPSAALALTLPTSQSLTHSPMGSPRQLAVSTTQTDGASSPAALSPRVRRRELYREIRSHVWGTLGKRQVHGWSMPLSHTQDSSDPTPEPKDVPVLVQLRLLDQRDSTAKLNCAVAVTPEISGETTCAVWVVSGPASSSDVTVINPARSNTVLDQFSLPPTSPALCICAVPPTGETSGTVWIGTQEGSVLVHSASTARRRCLQSISLSEGVHSLTYSQGQVIAGLANGTLAFFSHNPGNSPSQVTVRIRSGYCQDQVGLLSGSDRVTVRIRSGYCQDQIGLLSGSDRVTVRIRSGSCQDQVRLLSGSVQAMVRIRSGSCQDQIRFLSGSDQDQVRLLSGSGQATVRIRSGYCQDQVRILSGSGQVTVRIRSGSGKVPVRIRSEYCQDQVRLLLGSGQDQVRFRSGSGQATVRIRSGSCQDQVRLLSGSVQAMVRIRSGSCQDQIRFLSGSDQDQVRLLSGSGQATVRIRSGYCQDQVRLLSGSGQVTVRIRSGSGKVPVRIRSGYCQDQVRLLSGSGQNTVRIRSGSCQDQVRFLSGSGQATVRIRSRSSQVPARIRSGYCQDQVRLLLGSGQVTVRIR, translated from the exons atggagtgtggAGAGAGTATCCTGTGTGGGTCTGGGGAGCTGGATCTGGACCCTGATATTGTGAGTGAAGAGGCCGGGAAACTGTACTCAGAACTACAG ACAGTGATAGAGACCCATGGCGTAGGGGTTGTGGAGTCCCTGGTGCCCATCCTTGTATGGGTCCTGGAGGGCCTGGCCAGCTGCAGAGCCcagctcagagagagggaggaggaggccgagagagagaaaggagagcgaGATGAGCTGTTGGAGAGATACCAGAGTGAGAAACTACTGAGGAGAGAGAGCCAGGAG CGGTATCTGGAGTTGGATGACCAGATTGAGCAGGAGCGGAGGAcgatgaggggaagagagaaggagagagagaggagggaaaaagaACTGGAGAAAAAGGCCAGAGAGCAGGCTGACCAAT TGGTGGCGTTGGAGGAGCAGAGGGCTGGACTGGGCAGAGAGTTGAACACACTGAAGCACACTCACAACAAG tTGGTGGTCAGTTATAAGGATCTGCTGGAGAGGAAAAGGGATATAGAGGGATCTCCACTAAG CACCCCGGTCCGAGCAGACGCCAAAGAGCCAATCAGAGACAAGACCAGCATGGGGGAAGAAATTAAGGAGGTggcagagaaggaaggagagaaggaggagaaaaaAGAGGAAGGAGCAAAGCAGGAGATGGAGGATGAGGATATGGATAGTCTGGAATGGGAGCTGAGGAACACGGAGTCTGTGTTTTCAGAGCTGTCCGAGCTGAGTCGGGAATACATAGAGAGTGTGGACCAGGGGGCCAGTGTCAGAG GCAGCACTGACCAGTTTGAGGAGATTCTTTCTCAGTATGAGGACCTGAAACACACCCA tGAGTTAGTGAATGCAGCCCGGAAAGCACTGATCTCTCGTGTGGAGGAGCTGACCAATGAGAGGTCAGCTCTTAAGGTGGAGGTGACTTCCTGCCAGGAGACTGTCACCCGATTGGAGGGAAGGatgaaggagatggaggaggaaacCAAGAG ACTTCGGAAAGAACTGGAAGCAAATCAATCAGATGATGAT TCCTCCCTGCCCATATCGCTGCGTCGGTTCTCTCGTTCGGAGATGTCCCGTGTTGTCATGGAGAAGAACCAGTATAAGGAGCGTTTGTTTGAGCTGCAGGAGGCTGTGAGACGCAGTCAGACCATTCG GGCCACCCAAGAAGAGaggatcacagagagagagaggactagtgTGTGGAGAAG ATTCAACCGTTTGTTTGGCCTGAACAAGAACCCCTTGGTTCCGTCTGCTGCCCTAGCGCTGACCTTGCCGACGTCCcagtccctcactcactcaccaaTGGGGTCTCCACGGCAATTGGCTGTCAGTACGACTCAGACAGA TGGTGCCTCCTCTCCTGCAGCCCTGTCTCCGCGGGTCAGGAGGAGGGAGCTGTACAGAGAAATCCGCTCTCATGTCTGGGGAACCCTGGGAAAACGGCAGGTTCATGGCTGGAGCATGCcgctgtcacacacacag GATTCCTCCGATCCGACCCCTGAGCCCAAAGATGTGCCTGTCCTAGTGCAGCTCAGACTGCTGGACCAGAGAGATTCTACAGCCAAG CTAAACTGTGCTGTTGCTGTCACACCTGAGATCTCAGGCGAGACAACG TGTGCAGTGTGGGTGGTCTCTGGTCCCGCCTCCAGTAGTGATGTCACAGTGATCAACCCTGCACGGTCCAATACAGTGCTGGATCAGTTTAGCCTCCCGCCCACCTCGCCCGCCCTATGCATCTGTGCTGTGCCCCCTACTG GTGAGACCTCAGGAACTGTGTGGATTGGAACTCAGGAAGGAAG TGTGTTGGTCCACTCCGCGTCCACAGCCAGGAGGCGCTGTCTgcagtctatctctctgtctgagggTGTGCACTCTCTCAC GTATTCACAGGGTCAAGTCATTGCTGGATTAGCCAATGGGACGCTTGCATTCTTCTCGCACAACCCAGGTAATTCCCCCTCTCaggttactgtcaggatcaggtcgggttactgtcaggatcaggtcgggttactgtcaggatcagatcgggttactgtcaggatcagatcgggttactgtcaggatcagatcgggttactgtcaggatcagatcgggttactgtcaggatcagatcgggttcctgtcaggatcaggtcaggctactgtcaggatcagttCAGGCTAtggtcaggatcaggtcaggttcctgtcaggatcagatcaggttcctgtcaggatcagatcaggatcaggtcaggctactgtcaggatcaggtcaggcgactgtcaggatcaggtcaggctactgtcaggatcaggtcagaatactgtcaggatcaggtcaggttacTGTTAGGATCAGGTCAGGATCAGGTAAGGTTCCGGTCAGGATCAGGTCAGaatactgtcaggatcaggtcaggttacTGTTAGGATCAGGTCAGGATCAGGTAAGGTTCcggtcaggatcaggtcaggctactgtcaggatcagatcgggttcctgtcaggatcaggtcaggctactgtcaggatcagttCAGGCTAtggtcaggatcaggtcaggttcctgtcaggatcagatcaggttcctgtcaggatcagatcaggatcaggtcaggctactgtcaggatcaggtcaggctactgtcaggatcaggtcaggctactgtcaggatcaggtcaggttactgtcaggatcaggtcaggttacTGTTAGGATCAGGTCAGGATCAGGTAAGGTTCcggtcaggatcaggtcaggctactgtcaggatcaggtcaggctactgtcaggatcaggtcagaatactgtcaggatcaggtcaggttcctgtcaggatcaggtcaggttcctgtcaggatcaggccaggctactgtcaggatcaggtcaagaTCCAGTCAGGTTCCAGCcaggatcaggtcaggttactgtcaggatcaggtcaggttacTGTTAGGATCAGGTCAGGTTACTGTTAGGATCAGGTAA
- the LOC129837212 gene encoding C-Jun-amino-terminal kinase-interacting protein 4-like isoform X1 produces MECGESILCGSGELDLDPDIVSEEAGKLYSELQTVIETHGVGVVESLVPILVWVLEGLASCRAQLREREEEAEREKGERDELLERYQSEKLLRRESQERYLELDDQIEQERRTMRGREKERERREKELEKKAREQADQLVALEEQRAGLGRELNTLKHTHNKLVVSYKDLLERKRDIEGSPLSNHVCSKNSQSTGQSESCVSGQELTDQRPETPPNSVLLEEPVTKDDRVIDIVVKPDRDASFINDIISSTPELVKFHGLMKASTPVRADAKEPIRDKTSMGEEIKEVAEKEGEKEEKKEEGAKQEMEDEDMDSLEWELRNTESVFSELSELSREYIESVDQGASVRGSTDQFEEILSQYEDLKHTHELVNAARKALISRVEELTNERSALKVEVTSCQETVTRLEGRMKEMEEETKRLRKELEANQSDDDSSLPISLRRFSRSEMSRVVMEKNQYKERLFELQEAVRRSQTIRATQEERITERERTSVWRRFNRLFGLNKNPLVPSAALALTLPTSQSLTHSPMGSPRQLAVSTTQTDGASSPAALSPRVRRRELYREIRSHVWGTLGKRQVHGWSMPLSHTQDSSDPTPEPKDVPVLVQLRLLDQRDSTAKLNCAVAVTPEISGETTCAVWVVSGPASSSDVTVINPARSNTVLDQFSLPPTSPALCICAVPPTGETSGTVWIGTQEGSVLVHSASTARRRCLQSISLSEGVHSLTYSQGQVIAGLANGTLAFFSHNPGNSPSQVTVRIRSGYCQDQVGLLSGSDRVTVRIRSGYCQDQIGLLSGSDRVTVRIRSGSCQDQVRLLSGSVQAMVRIRSGSCQDQIRFLSGSDQDQVRLLSGSGQATVRIRSGYCQDQVRILSGSGQVTVRIRSGSGKVPVRIRSEYCQDQVRLLLGSGQDQVRFRSGSGQATVRIRSGSCQDQVRLLSGSVQAMVRIRSGSCQDQIRFLSGSDQDQVRLLSGSGQATVRIRSGYCQDQVRLLSGSGQVTVRIRSGSGKVPVRIRSGYCQDQVRLLSGSGQNTVRIRSGSCQDQVRFLSGSGQATVRIRSRSSQVPARIRSGYCQDQVRLLLGSGQVTVRIR; encoded by the exons atggagtgtggAGAGAGTATCCTGTGTGGGTCTGGGGAGCTGGATCTGGACCCTGATATTGTGAGTGAAGAGGCCGGGAAACTGTACTCAGAACTACAG ACAGTGATAGAGACCCATGGCGTAGGGGTTGTGGAGTCCCTGGTGCCCATCCTTGTATGGGTCCTGGAGGGCCTGGCCAGCTGCAGAGCCcagctcagagagagggaggaggaggccgagagagagaaaggagagcgaGATGAGCTGTTGGAGAGATACCAGAGTGAGAAACTACTGAGGAGAGAGAGCCAGGAG CGGTATCTGGAGTTGGATGACCAGATTGAGCAGGAGCGGAGGAcgatgaggggaagagagaaggagagagagaggagggaaaaagaACTGGAGAAAAAGGCCAGAGAGCAGGCTGACCAAT TGGTGGCGTTGGAGGAGCAGAGGGCTGGACTGGGCAGAGAGTTGAACACACTGAAGCACACTCACAACAAG tTGGTGGTCAGTTATAAGGATCTGCTGGAGAGGAAAAGGGATATAGAGGGATCTCCACTAAG TAACCATGTGTGCTCCAAGAATTCACAATCTACCGGCCAGTCAGAATCCTGTGTTAGCGGGCAGGAG CTAACTGATCAAAGGCCAGAAACACCTCCTAattctgtcctgttggaagaacCGGTAACCAAGGACGATAGGGTGATTGACATTGTTGTAAAGCCAGACAGAGATGCGTCCTTCATCAATGACATCATAAGCTCCACCCCTGAGCTGGTGAAGTTTCATGGCCTTATGAAGGCCAG CACCCCGGTCCGAGCAGACGCCAAAGAGCCAATCAGAGACAAGACCAGCATGGGGGAAGAAATTAAGGAGGTggcagagaaggaaggagagaaggaggagaaaaaAGAGGAAGGAGCAAAGCAGGAGATGGAGGATGAGGATATGGATAGTCTGGAATGGGAGCTGAGGAACACGGAGTCTGTGTTTTCAGAGCTGTCCGAGCTGAGTCGGGAATACATAGAGAGTGTGGACCAGGGGGCCAGTGTCAGAG GCAGCACTGACCAGTTTGAGGAGATTCTTTCTCAGTATGAGGACCTGAAACACACCCA tGAGTTAGTGAATGCAGCCCGGAAAGCACTGATCTCTCGTGTGGAGGAGCTGACCAATGAGAGGTCAGCTCTTAAGGTGGAGGTGACTTCCTGCCAGGAGACTGTCACCCGATTGGAGGGAAGGatgaaggagatggaggaggaaacCAAGAG ACTTCGGAAAGAACTGGAAGCAAATCAATCAGATGATGAT TCCTCCCTGCCCATATCGCTGCGTCGGTTCTCTCGTTCGGAGATGTCCCGTGTTGTCATGGAGAAGAACCAGTATAAGGAGCGTTTGTTTGAGCTGCAGGAGGCTGTGAGACGCAGTCAGACCATTCG GGCCACCCAAGAAGAGaggatcacagagagagagaggactagtgTGTGGAGAAG ATTCAACCGTTTGTTTGGCCTGAACAAGAACCCCTTGGTTCCGTCTGCTGCCCTAGCGCTGACCTTGCCGACGTCCcagtccctcactcactcaccaaTGGGGTCTCCACGGCAATTGGCTGTCAGTACGACTCAGACAGA TGGTGCCTCCTCTCCTGCAGCCCTGTCTCCGCGGGTCAGGAGGAGGGAGCTGTACAGAGAAATCCGCTCTCATGTCTGGGGAACCCTGGGAAAACGGCAGGTTCATGGCTGGAGCATGCcgctgtcacacacacag GATTCCTCCGATCCGACCCCTGAGCCCAAAGATGTGCCTGTCCTAGTGCAGCTCAGACTGCTGGACCAGAGAGATTCTACAGCCAAG CTAAACTGTGCTGTTGCTGTCACACCTGAGATCTCAGGCGAGACAACG TGTGCAGTGTGGGTGGTCTCTGGTCCCGCCTCCAGTAGTGATGTCACAGTGATCAACCCTGCACGGTCCAATACAGTGCTGGATCAGTTTAGCCTCCCGCCCACCTCGCCCGCCCTATGCATCTGTGCTGTGCCCCCTACTG GTGAGACCTCAGGAACTGTGTGGATTGGAACTCAGGAAGGAAG TGTGTTGGTCCACTCCGCGTCCACAGCCAGGAGGCGCTGTCTgcagtctatctctctgtctgagggTGTGCACTCTCTCAC GTATTCACAGGGTCAAGTCATTGCTGGATTAGCCAATGGGACGCTTGCATTCTTCTCGCACAACCCAGGTAATTCCCCCTCTCaggttactgtcaggatcaggtcgggttactgtcaggatcaggtcgggttactgtcaggatcagatcgggttactgtcaggatcagatcgggttactgtcaggatcagatcgggttactgtcaggatcagatcgggttactgtcaggatcagatcgggttcctgtcaggatcaggtcaggctactgtcaggatcagttCAGGCTAtggtcaggatcaggtcaggttcctgtcaggatcagatcaggttcctgtcaggatcagatcaggatcaggtcaggctactgtcaggatcaggtcaggcgactgtcaggatcaggtcaggctactgtcaggatcaggtcagaatactgtcaggatcaggtcaggttacTGTTAGGATCAGGTCAGGATCAGGTAAGGTTCCGGTCAGGATCAGGTCAGaatactgtcaggatcaggtcaggttacTGTTAGGATCAGGTCAGGATCAGGTAAGGTTCcggtcaggatcaggtcaggctactgtcaggatcagatcgggttcctgtcaggatcaggtcaggctactgtcaggatcagttCAGGCTAtggtcaggatcaggtcaggttcctgtcaggatcagatcaggttcctgtcaggatcagatcaggatcaggtcaggctactgtcaggatcaggtcaggctactgtcaggatcaggtcaggctactgtcaggatcaggtcaggttactgtcaggatcaggtcaggttacTGTTAGGATCAGGTCAGGATCAGGTAAGGTTCcggtcaggatcaggtcaggctactgtcaggatcaggtcaggctactgtcaggatcaggtcagaatactgtcaggatcaggtcaggttcctgtcaggatcaggtcaggttcctgtcaggatcaggccaggctactgtcaggatcaggtcaagaTCCAGTCAGGTTCCAGCcaggatcaggtcaggttactgtcaggatcaggtcaggttacTGTTAGGATCAGGTCAGGTTACTGTTAGGATCAGGTAA